Genomic DNA from Desulfuribacillus alkaliarsenatis:
AGAGTGCCCAATGGTGATTGATGCGGATGCGATTATTTTGCTTAGGAATCGGTTTTCGAACCTGAAAAGTAAAAGGAACATAATTGTGACCCCTCATCCTGGTGAGTTCGCAAAGGTTCTCGGAATATCAGTAGAAGAAGTAGAGAAAAATCGTGCTGATATCTGTCTGGATTTTGCAAAGGAGCACCAAGTAACGCTCGTGCTTAAAGGTTGTCACACTACAATTGCGACACCAGATGGTAGGCTGTACTTCAATACTACAGCGAGCCATGTATTGGCAAAGGGTGGAAGTGGTGATGTTTTAGCAGGCTTTATTGGAGGGTTACTTGCCCAGGGAATTTCCACAGAACAAGCTACCTGCGTGGCTGTTTACTGTCATGGTCGAGTGGCAAAACAGCTAGCTGAGACTAATTATGTATCAACAATGGCATCCGATGTTTCCCGCAACGTAGGAGCCATATTGCAAACTATAGCGAATCGTGCATAACCTATGACATATTTCCCGGGAAATAGACAATTAATTCATAAAGATTGTCGAATAAGTGAGGAGATGGTGTTGTGCTAAAGGGTAAACGCAAACTAGGGCTAATATTAGCTACCATAATAACTTTGGTATTAGCAGCTTGCGGTGGTACGATTACAAAGCAAGAGGATGTCATGAAAGAGTTAGGAAAAATCTTAGAAGAGATTGAAAACTACCATTTAGAGGCTGAAATGGTAGTCGATCACGATGGATTGGCCCAGACTTATTATGTAGAAGTATGGTATCAACAGCCGGAGCTATATAAAGTAGCACTGAAAAATGATAGTAGAGAAGTTTCGCAGATTATTATTAAAAACAATGAAGGCGTACATGTAGTTAACCCGTACATGAATAAAGTATTTAAGTTCAGCAAGGATTGGCCGCATGCACAAGGGCAGCTTTATCTATATCAGACCTTATTAAATAACATTACTAAAGCAGACAGCTTAGATTATGAATATAAGGACGAAGCTTATTACTTCACGTATGAGGTAGAAAATGGGCAGTATATTGCTAAGCAAGAAGTTGTACTTGAGGAAGGATTTTATCCGAAAACAGCTATGATGACTGATGAAGCAGAAACGGTTAAGATTACTGTGAATTTCGAAAATTTCGAAGCTAATATTGCTATATCCGAGTTAGAGTTTGATGTAGATGAACAATTAAAGAGCAGCGTAACAGAAGGTATGGATGCAACGGCAGCAATGGCACAATTACAAGAAAATTGGACTCCGATGCAACCAGAATATGTACCTGCGGGAATGACGATGACTTCGTTAAGTGTATTGAAGGAAGGTGATATGGAATATGCTGTACTTCAATATGCTGGAGCAGATAGCAATTTCACAATAATTCAAAAGCCGGATATAACCTTCGACACGATTGCTAGAGCAGATGGAGAGCTAGTGGAGATATATGGGACTGTAGCGATTCTGTCAGGCGGAGCAACGCCGACACTGCAGTGGCATGATAACGGTATTGAATTCACGTTATCTGGAAACTTATCGATGGCTGAAATGCAGAAAGTTGCAGCAACAGTATATCGCCCTGCTATGAAGTAACTAAGCATAAAATCTAAGCATAAAATCTAAGGAAATAATATTAAGTATAAAAAACTATGTATAAAAGTATTGATAAGAAAATAATGTTATTATAGATGCTGGGCACTCAAGTTAGTGCCCTTTTCTCTTTTGTTATTGATATGATATTATTATAGATACAAATAGGGTTTGAGGTGACACAATGAGTATTGGATTATATCGACCTACGTGGGCTGAAGTGAATCTTGGTGCAATTAAAAGTAATTTTTTTGAATTGCAAAGGCAGGTAGGAAGTAGCACAGCAGTCATGCCTATAGTTAAAGCTAATGCCTATGGACACGGTTCTATACAAATTGCTAAGACATTGGAGGAAATCGGCGCAAAATATTTGGCTGTAGCTAGCTTGGAAGAAGCCTTAGAGCTTAGAGAAGCTGGAATTACCGCTCCTGTTTTGATATTTGGTTATGTGCCAACTAGTGCTGCTGAGTTGATTGTAAAGCATAATTTCACAATAACAGTAATAGAGCAAGCAATGATTAAAGAACTGCATACAGCTGCCCTGAAAAATAATAGTCAGGCTAAGGTGCATTTAAAAATAGATACAGGGATGGGAAGATTAGGACTATTAGATTTTACAGAATTCAAGGAAGTTATAGAATTGCTTGACAGCTATCAAGGGGTAGTACTAGAAGCTATCTACTCACATCTTGCATGTTCTGATGAAGTAGATAAAGCATATTCGATAGCGCAGTATGAGAGATTTAAAGCTTATATTGATTATGTCGGTAAGCGGACTAATAAACCGAGCGTGCACCTGGCTAATAGTGGCGCAATAATTGATTTGCCTAAGTATGCACATGATTATGTGCGTGCTGGCATAAGCTTATATGGTTACTATCCGTCTGCTGAAGTTAACAAAGAGCGAGTTAAATTACTACCCGCCATGGAATTTAAGACAAAAGTTGTATACTTAAAGGAAGTTGCAGCAAACACCTGCATTGGCTATGGTGCAACGTATAAGACTGATAAACAGTCCCTGATAGCCACCTTGCCAGTAGGATATGCAGATGGATATAACCGCTTGCTATCCAATTCAGGAAAGGTGATTGTCCGAGGCATGAAGGTGCCTGTAGTTGGTCGTGTCTGTATGGACCAAATCATGATAGATGTTACTGGTGTTCCTAATATACAGAGGGGTGACGAGGTTGTATTATTTGGTAAGCAGAGTAATCAACAGGTTACTGTCGATGACATAGCGAAACAGCTTAATACAATAAACTATGAGGTAGTATGTGCCATAAGTAGTAGAGTACCAAGGATTTATATTTAAATTCAATCAAAGTAAAGTGATACTTTTTCAAATGGATTTTTCACAGAGTTTTTTGAAACTTTTACCTAGAAACTTTTAAAACTTTTTGGAGTCTAAAACAGTGTGGTAGAGTTCGAATATTTAATAAATGCACCAGTGTGTGAAAAATGGTATTAATTAAAAGTATAAGCCTTGCAGGAATCAAGGATTAATTATAGAAATAATATGTAAGTGAACTAGCTATAGACTATAGCTAGTTAAAGTGGTGAATTAATTGTTTCTAGGATTATTGTATATTTTTCAATAATTTACCGCATACTGTTGATATAATACAAAGTATAGAAACTGGAGTTTATGGTGGAGGTGTTTCTGTGGTAAATACTAAGAGAATTATGATTAGCATTCCAGCAAATTTACTACAAGAGGTAGATGGTGTCGTCCAAACTGAGAATACAAATCGCAGTGAAATTATCCGTAATGCTATGAAGATGTACTTAAGTGAACGGAAGAAACGCCAAATTCGAGAATCAATGCAACGGGGATACATGGAAATGGCAGATATCAACCTGAATATTGCATCGGAAGCAATGCACGCCGAAGAAGAAGCTGACGAAGCTTTAGAAAAATTAGTAAGTGGAGTGTAAATGTTGAATGATCATAAAAAGAGGCGATGTATTCTATGCCGATTTGTCCCCAGTCGTTGGATCAGAACAAGGCGGTGTGAGACCTGTTCTTATAATTCAGAATGATATTGGCAATAAGTATAGCCCGACAGTAATCGTAGCAGCAATCACTGCTCAAATTCAAAAGGCAAAGATACCTACAC
This window encodes:
- a CDS encoding outer membrane lipoprotein-sorting protein — translated: MLKGKRKLGLILATIITLVLAACGGTITKQEDVMKELGKILEEIENYHLEAEMVVDHDGLAQTYYVEVWYQQPELYKVALKNDSREVSQIIIKNNEGVHVVNPYMNKVFKFSKDWPHAQGQLYLYQTLLNNITKADSLDYEYKDEAYYFTYEVENGQYIAKQEVVLEEGFYPKTAMMTDEAETVKITVNFENFEANIAISELEFDVDEQLKSSVTEGMDATAAMAQLQENWTPMQPEYVPAGMTMTSLSVLKEGDMEYAVLQYAGADSNFTIIQKPDITFDTIARADGELVEIYGTVAILSGGATPTLQWHDNGIEFTLSGNLSMAEMQKVAATVYRPAMK
- the alr gene encoding alanine racemase, with protein sequence MSIGLYRPTWAEVNLGAIKSNFFELQRQVGSSTAVMPIVKANAYGHGSIQIAKTLEEIGAKYLAVASLEEALELREAGITAPVLIFGYVPTSAAELIVKHNFTITVIEQAMIKELHTAALKNNSQAKVHLKIDTGMGRLGLLDFTEFKEVIELLDSYQGVVLEAIYSHLACSDEVDKAYSIAQYERFKAYIDYVGKRTNKPSVHLANSGAIIDLPKYAHDYVRAGISLYGYYPSAEVNKERVKLLPAMEFKTKVVYLKEVAANTCIGYGATYKTDKQSLIATLPVGYADGYNRLLSNSGKVIVRGMKVPVVGRVCMDQIMIDVTGVPNIQRGDEVVLFGKQSNQQVTVDDIAKQLNTINYEVVCAISSRVPRIYI
- a CDS encoding CopG family ribbon-helix-helix protein; the protein is MISIPANLLQEVDGVVQTENTNRSEIIRNAMKMYLSERKKRQIRESMQRGYMEMADINLNIASEAMHAEEEADEALEKLVSGV
- a CDS encoding type II toxin-antitoxin system PemK/MazF family toxin, whose protein sequence is MIIKRGDVFYADLSPVVGSEQGGVRPVLIIQNDIGNKYSPTVIVAAITAQIQKAKIPTHIEVNAEIYGLERNSVILLEQIRTIDKQRLTDKITHLNDDLMSKVDDAISISLGLIEF